A window from Vulcanimicrobium alpinum encodes these proteins:
- a CDS encoding bifunctional YncE family protein/alkaline phosphatase family protein, with translation MTFPRALASALALLVLATPWTVSAAKRRPAPKSTVSYAAPAGNVPAGHLHGATFDAVLPSGRIVTPAGTSVLTGMNALGVALTPDGRFAIVTCDDEREGSVHSLVDANAVGGYSLAVVDVATMQVVTRYHAADERYWVGVAALPDPQNPARTLVLASGGPANVVYAFTLDANGKLAPDARHVIAMPAPVEPAFADQGHSFPGTLVLAKDNRRAYVVNEAAETVSAIDTATRTLSGPAARVGFFPFGAALAGDRLIVSNEGLMRYAVMPQTAPVPPFRTVAGDVQRASSLSFVPLAAGGDLSALPQSAPPFANAALAMDPAPDGMRTVGGAHPTSIVTTPDGAYAYVAMTNVDRIATVALNGTPHAVGGTELRLFDRGPYGTQPAALALSKDGSRLYVALAGLNAVAVIDARDPVRLHRLGLIPTGWYPTALALSADDRTLFVANTKGYGHDPNFTGDPPAADANAVWSTLQKVDLSAVRLGSATLTTLANTRRVVTAPVTYPKGITHVVVILEENKTFDAMLGDLGPPYGDPSLVAFGRSVTPNLHALAERYGLAVNMFADAEESDAGHQFFAGGMATLYSERTLFDKNGRTPLVNKNEDPEDYPRLGYVFNALARKRVPFRDYGDLIRVSGYDEGGAADPKTDDPAFAGVDDREAPTQGLGGLYALDVPAPAVLADNVDPNYPGWNLRIRDERRAREFIRDYGALAARGREPRYTYIWLPADHGGFGRNIPPLPEEVADGDRALGTIVDYLSHRPSWKHTALFVAPDDGQSSRDHIDVYRTYTIVAGPFVKRHYTSTRHLSTVSILKTSEQLLGLGRLALGDLLATDMSDFFTARGGDAAPYAAIPVPAQTASAEGTRIAALLARTDQTRPDADSARGARIVTLSREADALAARRAALPAARYRAEQDALYDAALAVLR, from the coding sequence GTGACCTTTCCGCGTGCTCTCGCGTCGGCGCTCGCCCTGCTCGTGCTCGCGACGCCATGGACCGTCTCGGCCGCGAAGCGCCGCCCGGCGCCGAAAAGCACCGTCTCGTATGCGGCGCCGGCGGGCAACGTCCCGGCCGGCCATCTGCACGGCGCGACGTTTGATGCGGTGCTCCCCTCGGGGCGCATCGTCACGCCGGCCGGAACGAGCGTCCTCACCGGGATGAACGCGCTCGGCGTCGCGCTCACGCCCGACGGCCGGTTCGCGATCGTCACCTGCGACGACGAACGGGAGGGCAGCGTACACTCCCTCGTCGATGCGAACGCGGTCGGCGGCTATTCGCTCGCGGTCGTCGACGTTGCGACGATGCAGGTCGTGACCCGCTATCACGCCGCCGACGAACGGTATTGGGTCGGCGTCGCCGCGCTTCCCGATCCGCAGAATCCGGCTCGCACGCTCGTGCTCGCGTCGGGCGGTCCGGCCAACGTCGTGTACGCGTTCACCCTCGATGCGAACGGAAAGCTGGCGCCCGACGCCCGCCATGTCATCGCGATGCCGGCGCCGGTGGAGCCGGCGTTCGCCGACCAGGGACACAGCTTTCCCGGTACGCTCGTCCTCGCAAAAGACAATCGCCGCGCGTACGTGGTGAACGAAGCGGCGGAAACCGTCAGCGCGATCGACACGGCGACGCGGACGTTGAGCGGCCCGGCGGCGCGGGTCGGATTTTTCCCATTCGGTGCGGCGCTCGCCGGCGACCGTCTGATCGTGAGCAACGAAGGGCTGATGCGCTACGCGGTGATGCCGCAGACGGCACCGGTACCGCCGTTTCGCACCGTCGCCGGGGACGTGCAGCGCGCATCGTCGCTCTCGTTCGTCCCGCTCGCCGCGGGCGGCGATCTCTCGGCGCTCCCGCAATCCGCGCCCCCGTTCGCGAACGCCGCGCTGGCGATGGATCCCGCGCCCGACGGGATGCGCACCGTCGGCGGCGCGCATCCGACGTCGATCGTGACCACGCCCGACGGTGCCTACGCGTACGTCGCGATGACCAACGTCGATCGCATCGCGACGGTCGCGCTGAACGGGACGCCGCACGCGGTCGGCGGAACCGAACTCCGCCTGTTCGACCGCGGCCCGTACGGGACGCAGCCCGCGGCGCTCGCACTCTCCAAAGACGGGTCGCGTCTCTACGTCGCGCTCGCCGGGCTCAACGCGGTCGCCGTGATCGACGCCCGCGATCCCGTCCGCCTCCATCGTTTGGGGCTGATCCCTACCGGCTGGTATCCGACGGCGCTCGCGCTCTCGGCCGACGACCGCACGCTGTTCGTCGCGAACACCAAGGGCTACGGCCACGATCCGAACTTCACCGGCGACCCGCCGGCGGCGGATGCCAACGCGGTGTGGTCGACGCTGCAGAAGGTCGATTTGAGCGCCGTGCGACTCGGCAGCGCGACGCTGACGACGCTCGCGAACACGCGCCGCGTCGTGACCGCGCCGGTGACGTATCCGAAGGGGATCACGCACGTCGTCGTGATCCTCGAGGAGAACAAGACGTTCGACGCGATGCTCGGCGATCTCGGGCCGCCCTACGGCGATCCGTCGCTGGTCGCGTTCGGGCGCAGCGTGACGCCGAATCTGCACGCGCTCGCCGAGCGTTACGGCCTCGCCGTCAACATGTTCGCCGACGCCGAGGAATCCGACGCGGGGCATCAGTTCTTCGCGGGCGGGATGGCGACGCTGTACAGCGAGCGCACCCTGTTCGACAAGAACGGCCGCACGCCGCTGGTGAACAAGAACGAAGATCCCGAAGATTATCCCCGGCTGGGTTACGTCTTCAACGCGCTCGCGCGCAAGCGCGTCCCGTTCCGCGACTACGGCGATCTGATTCGCGTCAGCGGGTATGACGAGGGCGGCGCGGCCGATCCGAAGACCGACGATCCTGCGTTTGCGGGCGTCGATGACCGCGAGGCGCCGACGCAGGGGCTGGGCGGGCTCTACGCGCTCGACGTTCCGGCGCCGGCGGTCCTCGCCGACAACGTCGATCCGAACTATCCCGGCTGGAACCTGCGCATCCGCGACGAGCGGCGCGCGCGCGAGTTCATCCGCGACTACGGCGCGCTGGCCGCGCGCGGGCGCGAGCCGCGCTACACGTACATCTGGCTCCCCGCCGATCACGGCGGCTTCGGCCGCAACATCCCGCCGCTTCCCGAGGAAGTCGCCGACGGCGACCGCGCGCTCGGAACGATCGTGGATTACCTCTCGCACCGGCCGTCGTGGAAGCACACCGCGCTCTTCGTAGCGCCCGACGACGGACAGTCATCGCGCGATCACATCGACGTCTACCGCACCTACACGATCGTCGCCGGACCGTTCGTGAAGCGGCACTACACGAGCACGCGCCATCTTTCGACCGTCAGCATCCTCAAGACGAGCGAACAGCTCTTGGGCCTCGGCCGGCTCGCGCTGGGCGATCTGCTCGCGACCGATATGAGCGATTTCTTCACCGCGCGCGGCGGCGACGCGGCGCCGTACGCCGCGATTCCGGTGCCGGCCCAAACCGCGAGCGCAGAGGGCACGCGCATCGCCGCGCTGCTTGCGCGCACCGACCAGACGCGTCCCGACGCTGACAGCGCTCGCGGCGCGCGGATCGTCACGCTCTCGCGCGAAGCCGACGCCCTGGCGGCGCGGCGGGCAGCGCTTCCGGCGGCGCGCTACCGGGCGGAACAAGACGCACTCTACGACGCCGCGCTCGCCGTCCTGCGCTGA
- a CDS encoding metallophosphoesterase family protein, whose translation MGVRQSGIRPVLAGARRETRLSLRIAVLSDLHGNQHALKRCLADLRSRGGADVIVAAGDLCLDGPKPRAVLKRLRAEGVRSLRGNTDRMIALSDITVLDPEDARAVRWARKKIGREWSIWLGELPLTIEFGNDENGLLICHANPKNDDEHVWPDADDAQLERLFAGVPQRTIAFGHLHLPYVRVWRGRMLVNVASAGLPKDGDPRAHYTIFTRRADGWEVQPRRVDFNVKKVARQVRRSGMPDFDKHVATLRRHRYPKLGAPGSLIP comes from the coding sequence GTGGGAGTTCGGCAAAGCGGGATTCGGCCCGTTCTCGCTGGCGCTCGCCGTGAAACGAGGCTGAGCCTGCGCATCGCGGTCCTCTCCGATCTGCACGGAAACCAGCACGCGCTCAAACGCTGCCTTGCGGATCTGCGGTCGCGCGGCGGCGCCGACGTCATCGTCGCCGCCGGCGATCTCTGTCTCGACGGTCCGAAACCGCGCGCCGTGCTCAAACGCTTGCGGGCCGAGGGCGTGCGCTCGCTGCGCGGCAACACCGATCGCATGATCGCGCTTTCCGACATCACCGTGCTCGATCCGGAGGATGCTCGCGCGGTGCGCTGGGCGCGCAAGAAGATCGGCCGCGAGTGGTCGATCTGGCTGGGCGAACTCCCGCTGACGATCGAGTTCGGCAACGACGAGAACGGCCTGCTGATCTGTCACGCCAACCCGAAGAACGACGACGAGCACGTGTGGCCGGACGCCGACGACGCGCAGCTCGAGCGCCTCTTCGCCGGCGTCCCGCAGCGCACGATCGCGTTCGGTCACCTGCATTTGCCGTACGTGCGCGTGTGGCGCGGGCGCATGCTGGTGAACGTCGCTTCGGCGGGACTCCCGAAAGACGGCGATCCGCGCGCGCACTACACGATCTTCACGCGCCGCGCCGACGGCTGGGAAGTGCAGCCGCGCCGGGTCGACTTCAACGTGAAGAAGGTCGCGCGGCAAGTGCGCCGCAGCGGGATGCCCGATTTCGACAAGCACGTCGCGACGCTGCGGCGGCACCGGTATCCAAAACTCGGTGCGCCGGGTTCCCTGATACCGTGA